A single genomic interval of Zingiber officinale cultivar Zhangliang chromosome 4A, Zo_v1.1, whole genome shotgun sequence harbors:
- the LOC121972307 gene encoding G-type lectin S-receptor-like serine/threonine-protein kinase At2g19130, which translates to MAMASSCSSTITSGGGRFVLGFFTPPGSTGTTSFNYYIGIWYDKISAITPVWVANRATPVTDTTASELKISDDGNLIILNQFKSIIWSTNVTTIRSSNSTIVAVILDTGNLQLRDESNSSLIFWQSFDHPTDTWLPGAKIGFNKLTSTPQRLTSWKNKVDPSPGLFTLQSDPTGATSQYFLFWNLSKEYWASGIWDGHVFTSIPEMSWRGIVNFAFINNTEESYFIYAPKDPNLKIRFVFDYESGQMLVLTWMENTQSWMLCWAICGSCGVERPFVAAIAGLLAVAPGVTE; encoded by the exons ATGGCAATGGCTTCTTCCTGTTCCAGT ACCATCACCTCCGGAGGCGGCAGGTTCGTGCTTGGCTTTTTCACACCACCAGGCAGCACCGGAACGACCTCCTTCAACTACTACATCGGCATCTGGTACGATAAGATCTCTGCGATCACCCCAGTGTGGGTGGCCAACAGAGCCACTCCAGTCACCGACACAACCGCGTCGGAGCTTAAGATCTCTGACGATGGCAATCTCATCATCCTCAACCAGTTCAAATCCATCATATGGTCGACCAACGTCACCACCATCCGATCCTCCAACTCCACAATCGTCGCGGTCATCCTTGACACGGGTAATCTCCAGCTCAGGGATGAATCCAACTCCTCTCTCATCTTCTGGCAGAGCTTCGATCACCCCACCGACACTTGGCTTCCCGGCGCCAAGATCGGGTTCAACAAGCTCACCAGCACGCCCCAACGCCTCACTTCCTGGAAGAACAAAGTTGACCCTTCTCCTGGACTCTTCACTCTCCAGAGTGATCCAACCGGCGCAACCTCTCAGTATTTTCTTTTCTGGAATTTGTCGAAGGAATATTGGGCCAGCGGAATCTGGGACGGACACGTCTTCACTTCTATCCCCGAGATGAGCTGGAGAGGCATCGTCAACTTCGCTTTCATCAACAACACCGAGGAGAGCTATTTCATCTACGCTCCCAAGGATCCCAACCTCAAGATTAGATTTGTCTTCGATTATGAGTCCGGCCAGATGCTTGTTTTGACGTGGATGGAGAATACACAATCATGGATGCTCTGCTGGGCTATTTGCGGGAGCTGCGGAGTAGAGCGCCCTTTCGTAGCTGCGATAGCAGGCCTTCTTGCAGTTGCGCCAGGGGTTACAGAGTGA
- the LOC121973220 gene encoding G-type lectin S-receptor-like serine/threonine-protein kinase At2g19130 yields the protein MLQKEWDLGDRRAGCQRITPLQCEQNTNNTEKDGFFEMPNVKLPDNPNTSVKVGSREGCELVCMSNCSCNAYSYNGSGCFVWHGGLLNLQEQYDQSDASTLYLRLAASELQSSERDKKRVASWVIIGSIVLAILFTCVPTILIVIKKRESRRMIEKAKAMQSRLVSFTYSELQQATRKFSTKLGGGGFGSVFKGTLPGSNYIAVKKLEGLYQGEKQFRAEVSTLGAIQHVNLIRLIGFCSQGTKKLLVYEFMPSGSLADQLFLSNSNVLDWKTRYQIATGTARGLAYLHEQCRDSIIHCDIKPENILLDDALVPKVADFGLAKLVGRKFSKVLTTIRGSRGYIAPEWIWGMPITTKVDVYSYGMMLFEIISGKRNLMHTGESSFEFFPLVATNKLVIGDVKSLIDQRLEGKVNLEEFEIVCKLACWCIQDDESSRPTMSQIVQALEGNLDVGIPPAPRSLGALNVS from the coding sequence ATGCTCCAGAAGGAGTGGGATTTGGGTGACAGAAGAGCAGGCTGCCAGAGGATCACTCCTTTGCAATGCGAACAAAACACCAACAATACTGAGAAAGATGGATTCTTTGAGATGCCAAACGTTAAGCTGCCTGATAACCCCAACACTTCGGTCAAGGTTGGGAGTAGGGAAGGCTGCGAGTTGGTTTGTATGAGTAATTGCTCCTGCAATGCTTATTCCTACAACGGTAGTGGCTGCTTTGTTTGGCACGGAGGGTTGCTGAATCTGCAAGAACAATATGATCAATCCGATGCAAGCACTCTTTACCTGCGCTTGGCTGCCTCGGAGTTGCAATCTTCTGAAAGAGACAAGAAGAGAGTGGCAAGTTGGGTTATCATCGGTTCCATTGTCCTGGCCATCTTGTTTACTTGCGTTCCTACCATTTTGATTGTGATAAAGAAGCGAGAAAGTAGGCGGATGATTGAGAAAGCAAAGGCTATGCAGAGTCGTCTCGTCTCGTTCACATACAGTGAGCTGCAACAAGCCACACGGAAGTTCTCAACGAAGCTCGGgggaggaggctttggatcagtGTTCAAAGGCACTTTGCCGGGGTCTAATTATATCGCTGTGAAGAAGCTTGAGGGCCTTTACCAAGGCGAGAAGCAATTCCGAGCGGAGGTGAGCACACTAGGAGCCATTCAACATGTAAACCTCATTAGGCTAATAGGATTTTGCTCTCAAGGGACCAAGAAGTTGTTGGTCTACGAGTTCATGCCAAGCGGTTCCTTAGCTGATCAACTTTTTCTTAGCAACTCGAATGTACTAGACTGGAAAACAAGATATCAAATTGCTACCGGAACTGCAAGAGGATTAGCCTATCTCCATGAGCAATGCAGAGACAGCATCATACATTGTGACATTAAGCCAGAGAACATACTGTTGGACGATGCACTTGTGCCAAAGGTAGCTGATTTTGGTCTAGCAAAGCTTGTCGGAAGGAAATTTAGCAAAGTTCTCACAACCATTCGAGGAAGTAGAGGGTACATCGCGCCTGAATGGATTTGGGGTATGCCCATCACTACAAAAGTAGACGTTTACAGCTACGGAATGATGTTGTTCGAGATCATATCAGGAAAGAGAAACCTCATGCACACCGGAGAAAGTAGTTTTGAGTTCTTCCCCTTAGTCGCAACGAACAAACTCGTAATCGGAGATGTCAAAAGCTTGATAGATCAAAGGTTAGAGGGTAAAGTCAACTTAGAAGAGTTTGAAATAGTTTGTAAACTTGCTTGCTGGTGCATTCAAGATGACGAGAGTTCGAGGCCAACCATGAGTCAAATTGTTCAAGCTCTAGAGGGCAATCTAGATGTTGGCATTCCTCCTGCTCCAAGGTCTCTTGGAGCCCTAAACGTGTCATGA